Proteins encoded in a region of the Panicum hallii strain FIL2 chromosome 3, PHallii_v3.1, whole genome shotgun sequence genome:
- the LOC112885386 gene encoding protein ALP1-like gives MGSWFTGSTSWGKDVVSPQVLQVVVAAYALASARKKCKWGGSVRGHVTYDRERAAAAIRLENDYFGPNALYNEEMFRRRFRMRKSLFLKIVDDMTAANDFFKLKRDRAGRLSFSPKQKYVVAMKMLAYGSIADALDDGQRMGESTILKSLKEFVYTIISVYGPEYLRKPNAQELEHILAVNKARGFPGMIGSIDCMHWEWENYPSGWGGMYKGHKGKPTLILEAVATQDLRIWHAFFGLPGSHNDINVLQRSPVFDDLANGNAPPVDFTVNGNPYCMGYYLTDGIYPEWATLVKSISAPVSNKQQVFAKQQESCRKDVERAFGVLQAKWKILHGPTRLWKAKDLNAIMLACVILHNMVIEDERNVQLPTVGRNEWPGRDNPPLHHLVNIPSIDELIDAYLIIQDQSTARSLKSDLVEHMWTLYGSNSGPFARTTRQ, from the exons ATGGGGTCGTGGTTCACAGGGAGCACAAGTTGGGGGAAAGATGTAGTATCTCCGCAAGTTCTTCAAGTCGTTGTTGCTGCGTATGCCCTTGCATCGGCGAGGAAGAAGTGCAAATGGGGCGGATCTGTTCGAGGCCACGTTACCTATGACCGCGAGCGTGCGGCAGCTGCAATTAGGTTGGAGAACGACTACTTCGGGCCTAATGCACTATACAACGAGGAAATGTTTCGTCGCCG GTTCCGTATGAGAAAGTCATTGTTCCTGAAAATTGTTGATGACATGACAGCGGCCAATGACTTCTTTAAGCTTAAGCGTGATCGAGCTGGTAGGCTAAGCTTTTCACCAAAGCAGAAATATGTGGTTGCAATGAAGATGCTTGCTTATGGGTCAATTGCAGATGCTTTAGATGATGGACAACGTATGGGCGAATCAACAATTCTTAAGTCCTTGAAAGAATTTGTGTACACTATCATCTCTGTTTATGGCCCAGAGTATCTTAGGAAACCAAATGCACAAGAGTTGGAACATATCCTTGCTGTTAATAAGGCACGTGGTTTTCCTGGGATGATTGGGAGTATAGATTGTATGCATTGGGAGTGGGAAAACTATCCTAGTGGCTGGGGAGGAATGTACAAGGGGCACAAAGGCAAGCCAACTCTAATTCTTGAAGCTGTGGCGACCCAGGATCTTAGGATTTGGCATGCTTTTTTTGGGCTTCCAGGATCTCACAACGACATCAACGTGTTGCAGCGTTCTCCAGTGTTTGATGATTTAGCTAATGGGAATGCTCCTCCTGTGGACTTCACTGTCAATGGTAACCCCTACTGTATGGGTTACTACTTGACAGATGGAATATACCCCGAGTGGGCTACTTTAGTGAAGAGCATTAGTGCACCTGTGAGCAATAAACAGCAGGTCTTTGCTAAACAACAGGAAAGTTGCAGGAAGGATGTTGAACGAGCATTTGGTGTGCTACAAGCTAAGTGGAAGATATTGCATGGTCCAACAAGACTTTGGAAGGCTAAAGACCTGAATGCTATAATGCTAGCTTGTGTGATCCTCCATAACATGGTCATTGAAGATGAGCGTAATGTTCAGTTACCTACAGTTGGTCGCAATGAGTGGCCTGGCCGGGACAATCCACCATTACATCATCTTGTTAATATTCCTAGCATTGATGAGCTAATAGATGCATACTTGATTATCCAGGACCAGAGTACTGCACGATCTCTCAAATCTGATCTGGTTGAGCACATGTGGACGCTTTATGGTTCTAACTCTGGTCCATTTGCTAGGACAACTAGACAGTAA